From Salmo salar chromosome ssa04, Ssal_v3.1, whole genome shotgun sequence, one genomic window encodes:
- the LOC106602775 gene encoding NLR family CARD domain-containing protein 3 isoform X1: MEDSGQQGVTLPHTEGERTALTQRSKSVGGVREKLQSELRGRCASLYDGTPAGQEVRSHCLTHSYVELLITEGNVQWHNDRHAATRPVRPPSDMPTANEEVTIKLDDIFKPPLSPDRPQVKTVLTKGPAGSGKTASVQKFVLNWAEDRANQEVDFLFVFPFSELNWLIDRSFSLSGLISHFHSSMTSESENPGLDLSRSKVVFILDGLDQFNLPLDFESISVESDINKEMPLPILLANLIWCQLLLPFAYVWVITRPAAASFIPIDFLPQQQCLTEIRGFDDTQKREFFRKRFGHQSLVHKAIALVMKAIAPESSRNLCVLCQTPLCCEMLAAILENTEAGECVEIDTLTQLYTHFLLVRIGLKNGRNGEHSESIREVVRKLGKLAFLQLERGSLIFSESDVKECGIDLSKSSTFHRLCRPLIAGCEMYLEEMYRFAYTGIQDYLAALHVFLTYTNKRRNLLLQPTTLFDRLKGTFRRASLLDLHRCSVDRVLRNTHGTYDLFLCFLLGLSTTPKQTLLDLVCLGKGLKVTGSKGITEITAEYIKQAIKAEPYPQSTVALFRGLRELGDASLGREVRRYLTSESRWGFLLEPDQCWELADMLWAGGEMEREVFREMERLSWMRRMSMWGFWRMQTVLGDRHWQVY, encoded by the exons ATGGAGGATTCTGGCCAACAGGGGGTGACCTTGCCACACACCGAGGGAGAACGAACAGCCCTTACTCAGAGGAGCAAGT CAGTAGGAGGAGTCAGAGAGAAGCTTCAATCAGAGCTGAGAGGGAGATGCGCGTCATTGTATGATGGAACCCCAGCAGGACAAGAGGTGCGGAGCCATTGCCTCACACACTCCTACGTTGAACTCCTCATCACCGAGGGCAACGTCCAATGGCACAACGATAGGCATGCTGCCACGCGACCCGTAAGGCCACCATCAGATATGCCCACTGCTAATGAGGAAGTAACGATCAAGCTTGACGATATCTTCAAACCTCCGCTATCTCCGGATCGGCCTCAAGTAAAAACCGTCCTGACGAAGGGACCCGCGGGCTCAGGGAAGACAGCGAGTGTTCAGAAGTTTGTTTTGAACTGGGCCGAGGACAGAGCCAATCAGGAAGTCGACTTCTTGTTTGTCTTTCCCTTCAGTGAACTCAATTGGCTGATAGACCGGAGCTTCAGTCTGAGTGGCCTCATCAGCCACTTCCACTCGTCCATGACGTCGGAGAGCGAGAACCCCGGTCTGGATCTGAGTCGGTCTAAGGTGGTCTTCATCTTGGACGGTTTGGACCAATTCAACCTTCCCCTGGACTTTGAAAGCATATCAGTGGAGTCTGACATCAATAAGGAGATGCCTTTGCCCATCCTCCTAGCGAACCTCATCTGGTGTCAGCTGCTTCTTCCCTTTGCCTACGTCTGGGTGATCACTAGGCCTGCGGCTGCCAGTTTCATCCCCATCGACTTCCTCCCCCAACAACAGTGCTTGACGGAGATACGCGGCTTCGACGACACCCAGAAGAGGGAGTTCTTTAGAAAGAGGTTTGGTCATCAGAGTCTGGTGCACAAAGCTATCGCCCTAGTCATGAAAGCTATTGCCCCTGAGTCATCACGGAACCTCTGCGTCCTGTGTCAAACACCGTTGTGCTGTGAGATGTTGGCAGCCATTTTAGAAAACACTGAGGCGGGAGAGTGTGTCGAGATAGACACTCTGACGCAACTATACACTCACTTTTTGCTTGTTCGGATCGGTTTGAAGAACGGTCGAAATGGTGAACACTCAGAATCAATCAGAGAGGTTGTTCGTAAGCTTGGGAAGCTGGCTTTTTTACAACTGGAAAGAGGAAGCCTCATATTCAGCGAGAGCGATGTGAAGGAATGCGGAATCGACCTCTCTAAAAGTTCCACATTCCACAGGTTGTGTAGGCCGCTCATCGCAGGGTGTGAGATGTACCTGGAGGAAATGTACCGCTTTGCATACACAGGCATTCAAGACTACCTAGCTGCTCTGCACGTGTTTCTCACCTACACAAATAAAAGGAGAAACCTACTACTCCAACCTACTACACTCTTTGATCGATTGAAAGGAACGTTCAGGAGAGCATCCCTTTTAGACCTCCACAGATGCTCCGTGGACAGGGTTTTACGGAATACGCACGGAACTTATGACCTCTTCCTCTGCTTCCTCCTTGGCCTCTCAACAACACCCAAACAGACTCTCTTAGATCTAGTATGTCTAGGGAAAGGTTTAAAGGTCACAGGCTCCAAGGGGATCACAGAGATCACGGCGGAATACATTAAGCAGGCGATCAAGGCTGAGCCTTACCCTCAGTCCACCGTGGCGCTTTTCCGCGGTCTGCGGGAGCTAGGGGACGCCTCGCTGGGCAGGGAGGTCCGACGCTACCTGACCTCCGAGTCCCGGTGGGGATTCCTGCTGGAGCCCGACCAATGCTGGGAGCTGGCAGACATGCTTTGGGCAGgcggggagatggagagggaagtgTTTAGGGAAATGGAACGTTTGAGTTGGATGCGCCGAATGAGCATGTGGGGCTTTTGGAGGATGCAGACTGTGCTGGGGGACAGACACTGGCAGGTCTACTAG
- the LOC106602775 gene encoding NLR family CARD domain-containing protein 3 isoform X2, translating to MEDSGQQGVTLPHTEGERTALTQRSKLGGVREKLQSELRGRCASLYDGTPAGQEVRSHCLTHSYVELLITEGNVQWHNDRHAATRPVRPPSDMPTANEEVTIKLDDIFKPPLSPDRPQVKTVLTKGPAGSGKTASVQKFVLNWAEDRANQEVDFLFVFPFSELNWLIDRSFSLSGLISHFHSSMTSESENPGLDLSRSKVVFILDGLDQFNLPLDFESISVESDINKEMPLPILLANLIWCQLLLPFAYVWVITRPAAASFIPIDFLPQQQCLTEIRGFDDTQKREFFRKRFGHQSLVHKAIALVMKAIAPESSRNLCVLCQTPLCCEMLAAILENTEAGECVEIDTLTQLYTHFLLVRIGLKNGRNGEHSESIREVVRKLGKLAFLQLERGSLIFSESDVKECGIDLSKSSTFHRLCRPLIAGCEMYLEEMYRFAYTGIQDYLAALHVFLTYTNKRRNLLLQPTTLFDRLKGTFRRASLLDLHRCSVDRVLRNTHGTYDLFLCFLLGLSTTPKQTLLDLVCLGKGLKVTGSKGITEITAEYIKQAIKAEPYPQSTVALFRGLRELGDASLGREVRRYLTSESRWGFLLEPDQCWELADMLWAGGEMEREVFREMERLSWMRRMSMWGFWRMQTVLGDRHWQVY from the exons ATGGAGGATTCTGGCCAACAGGGGGTGACCTTGCCACACACCGAGGGAGAACGAACAGCCCTTACTCAGAGGAGCAAGT TAGGAGGAGTCAGAGAGAAGCTTCAATCAGAGCTGAGAGGGAGATGCGCGTCATTGTATGATGGAACCCCAGCAGGACAAGAGGTGCGGAGCCATTGCCTCACACACTCCTACGTTGAACTCCTCATCACCGAGGGCAACGTCCAATGGCACAACGATAGGCATGCTGCCACGCGACCCGTAAGGCCACCATCAGATATGCCCACTGCTAATGAGGAAGTAACGATCAAGCTTGACGATATCTTCAAACCTCCGCTATCTCCGGATCGGCCTCAAGTAAAAACCGTCCTGACGAAGGGACCCGCGGGCTCAGGGAAGACAGCGAGTGTTCAGAAGTTTGTTTTGAACTGGGCCGAGGACAGAGCCAATCAGGAAGTCGACTTCTTGTTTGTCTTTCCCTTCAGTGAACTCAATTGGCTGATAGACCGGAGCTTCAGTCTGAGTGGCCTCATCAGCCACTTCCACTCGTCCATGACGTCGGAGAGCGAGAACCCCGGTCTGGATCTGAGTCGGTCTAAGGTGGTCTTCATCTTGGACGGTTTGGACCAATTCAACCTTCCCCTGGACTTTGAAAGCATATCAGTGGAGTCTGACATCAATAAGGAGATGCCTTTGCCCATCCTCCTAGCGAACCTCATCTGGTGTCAGCTGCTTCTTCCCTTTGCCTACGTCTGGGTGATCACTAGGCCTGCGGCTGCCAGTTTCATCCCCATCGACTTCCTCCCCCAACAACAGTGCTTGACGGAGATACGCGGCTTCGACGACACCCAGAAGAGGGAGTTCTTTAGAAAGAGGTTTGGTCATCAGAGTCTGGTGCACAAAGCTATCGCCCTAGTCATGAAAGCTATTGCCCCTGAGTCATCACGGAACCTCTGCGTCCTGTGTCAAACACCGTTGTGCTGTGAGATGTTGGCAGCCATTTTAGAAAACACTGAGGCGGGAGAGTGTGTCGAGATAGACACTCTGACGCAACTATACACTCACTTTTTGCTTGTTCGGATCGGTTTGAAGAACGGTCGAAATGGTGAACACTCAGAATCAATCAGAGAGGTTGTTCGTAAGCTTGGGAAGCTGGCTTTTTTACAACTGGAAAGAGGAAGCCTCATATTCAGCGAGAGCGATGTGAAGGAATGCGGAATCGACCTCTCTAAAAGTTCCACATTCCACAGGTTGTGTAGGCCGCTCATCGCAGGGTGTGAGATGTACCTGGAGGAAATGTACCGCTTTGCATACACAGGCATTCAAGACTACCTAGCTGCTCTGCACGTGTTTCTCACCTACACAAATAAAAGGAGAAACCTACTACTCCAACCTACTACACTCTTTGATCGATTGAAAGGAACGTTCAGGAGAGCATCCCTTTTAGACCTCCACAGATGCTCCGTGGACAGGGTTTTACGGAATACGCACGGAACTTATGACCTCTTCCTCTGCTTCCTCCTTGGCCTCTCAACAACACCCAAACAGACTCTCTTAGATCTAGTATGTCTAGGGAAAGGTTTAAAGGTCACAGGCTCCAAGGGGATCACAGAGATCACGGCGGAATACATTAAGCAGGCGATCAAGGCTGAGCCTTACCCTCAGTCCACCGTGGCGCTTTTCCGCGGTCTGCGGGAGCTAGGGGACGCCTCGCTGGGCAGGGAGGTCCGACGCTACCTGACCTCCGAGTCCCGGTGGGGATTCCTGCTGGAGCCCGACCAATGCTGGGAGCTGGCAGACATGCTTTGGGCAGgcggggagatggagagggaagtgTTTAGGGAAATGGAACGTTTGAGTTGGATGCGCCGAATGAGCATGTGGGGCTTTTGGAGGATGCAGACTGTGCTGGGGGACAGACACTGGCAGGTCTACTAG
- the LOC106602776 gene encoding ecto-ADP-ribosyltransferase 4, with the protein MKYLARVLLLLATMLTTVNSAKCQCRCDEERLNMELSSVDDRYPTCREEMMGNITTGDLLTRERQASPSFSTAWSQAERCNVTVANLTDLHVTALTLYTNTYNRTFPLIFDVEASSLGPDANVYRRYFLFKSLHFLLTDALRLLIGREEAEAEQDGKGCLLVYANSGHGDNLRGEVGDQVRTGHFVLASTRRYSSSFDLTIRTCHGHLLPRSLSRYCRSSSGLNVLVPPYELFRVVAVKKVSNKWRGALTWHFYLESIGTMTNLNCAMTSAM; encoded by the exons ATGAAATACTTGGCACGAGTCCTGTTGCTCTTGGCAACAATGCTCACTACAGTCAACAGTGCAAAG TGCCAGTGTCGGTGTGATGAGGAGCGGTTGAACATGGAACTGAGCTCGGTGGACGACCGCTACCCGACGTGCAGGGAGGAGATGATGGGGAACATCACCACGGGCGACCTGCTGACCAGGGAACGCCAGGCCAGCCCCTCTTTCTCCACCGCCTGGTCGCAAGCTGAACGCTGCAACGTGACGGTGGCGAACCTCACCGACCTCCATGTCACAGCGCTGACCCtctacacaaacacatacaaccGCACCTTCCCTTTGATCTTTGACGTGGAAGCCAGTTCTCTGGGCCCCGACGCCAATGTTTACCGCCGGTACTTCCTGTTCAAGTCCCTCCACTTCCTGCTGACCGATGCCCTGCGGCTCCTGATAGGGCGGGAGGAGGCAGAGGCAGAGCAGGATGGGAAGGGCTGCCTGCTGGTGTATGCTAACAGCGGGCACGGGGACAACTTGCGAGGGGAGGTGGGGGATCAGGTGCGCACCGGGCACTTTGTCCTGGCGTCCACGCGGCGGTACAGCTCCAGCTTTGACCTGACCATCCGGACGTGCCACGGACACCTGCTGCCCCGCTCGCTTTCGCGCTACTGCCGCTCCTCTTCAGGCCTCAATGTGCTGGTGCCACCCTACGAGCTGTTCAGGGTGGTGGCGGTAAAGAAGGTATCAAACAAATGGAGAGGTGCTCTGACGTGGCACTTCTACCTGGAGTCTATTGGCACTATGACCAACCTCAACTGCGCTATGACTTCTGCCATGTGA
- the LOC106602773 gene encoding C-type lectin domain family 4 member E isoform X2 → MEGIWKWVDGTTSTTTFWRRGQPKYTDGEEDCVVFNRFTDLSWHWAIIQSWNDQPCSSVYTFISPHCNLDCKDIQSIDKTDRATETIHTVPVIIIMEKEEDIYANVEEISVKDCNYLAAGSETLHQSPQAGTRLKHVNQKSQPWRMATVSLGLLCVVLLITVISLSVHYDEQYYRLSRLQTSYNNLTEEKLELQRTVSEQEKKISELGPCPDGWRRLRCSCYYFSNNSKTWSASRQDCRERGADLLIINSREEQHFLNTLGEKMHYWIGLTDSEKEGIWKWVDGTTPTTTQFWREGEPNNAQGGENCAVFNSFSDNLGIIQSWNDQPCSLLIHWVCKYTPNVSS, encoded by the exons ATGGAAGGCATCTGGAAATGGGTGGAtggaacaacatcaacaacaac GTTCTGGAGAAGAGGACAGCCAAAATATACCGACGGGGAGGAGGACTGTGTGGTCTTCAACAGGTTCACTGATCTGTCTTGGCACTGGGCAATTATTCAGTCATGGAATGACCAGCCTTGCTCA agtgtatACACATTTATTTCACCTCATTGCAATTTGGACTGTAAGGATATTCAGAGCATCGataagacagacagagcaacagagactatacacacagtaccagttatCATCATCATGGAGAAAGAAGAGGACATCTATGCCAATGTAGAGGAGATCAGTGTGAAAGACTGTAATTATCTGGCTGCAGGTTCCGAGACTTTACACCAGAGTCCACAGGCTGGAACAA GACTGAAGCATGTGAATCAGAAATCTCAGCCTTGGAGGATGGCTACAGTTTCTCTGGGCCTGCTGTGTGTTGTCTTACTGATCACAGTCATAAGCCTCTCTGTGCACT ATGATGAACAGTATTACAGactgtccagactccagacttcatacaacaacctgactgaggAGAAACTCGAGCTGCAGAGAACAGTTTCAGAGCAGGAGAAGAAGATATCAGAGCTTG GACCCTGTCCTGATGGTTGGAGGAGACTCAGATGTAGCTGTTATTACTTCTCTAATAACAGTAAAACTTGGAGTGCGAGCAGAcaagactgcagagagagaggagcagacctgTTGATCATAAACAGCAGAGAGGAACAG CATTTTCTAAACACATTGGGGGAAAAAATGCATTactggattggtctgactgactcAGAGAAGGAAGGGATCTGGAAATGGGTGGATGGAAcaacaccaaccacaacaca GttctggagagaaggagagccaaATAATGCCCAGGGGGGTGAGAACTGTGCAGTCTTCAACAGCTTCAGCGATAACCTGGGAATTATACAGTCATGGAATGACCAGCCTTGCTCATTGCTTATCCATTGGGTATGCAAATACACACCTAACGTGTCCTCCTAA
- the LOC106602773 gene encoding C-type lectin domain family 4 member E isoform X3, producing the protein MEGIWKWVDGTTSTTTFWRRGQPKYTDGEEDCVVFNRFTDLSWHWAIIQSWNDQPCSVSTQWDIQSIDKTDRATETIHTVPVIIIMEKEEDIYANVEEISVKDCNYLAAGSETLHQSPQAGTRLKHVNQKSQPWRMATVSLGLLCVVLLITVISLSVHYDEQYYRLSRLQTSYNNLTEEKLELQRTVSEQEKKISELGPCPDGWRRLRCSCYYFSNNSKTWSASRQDCRERGADLLIINSREEQHFLNTLGEKMHYWIGLTDSEKEGIWKWVDGTTPTTTQFWREGEPNNAQGGENCAVFNSFSDNLGIIQSWNDQPCSLLIHWVCKYTPNVSS; encoded by the exons ATGGAAGGCATCTGGAAATGGGTGGAtggaacaacatcaacaacaac GTTCTGGAGAAGAGGACAGCCAAAATATACCGACGGGGAGGAGGACTGTGTGGTCTTCAACAGGTTCACTGATCTGTCTTGGCACTGGGCAATTATTCAGTCATGGAATGACCAGCCTTGCTCAGTGAGTACTCAATGG GATATTCAGAGCATCGataagacagacagagcaacagagactatacacacagtaccagttatCATCATCATGGAGAAAGAAGAGGACATCTATGCCAATGTAGAGGAGATCAGTGTGAAAGACTGTAATTATCTGGCTGCAGGTTCCGAGACTTTACACCAGAGTCCACAGGCTGGAACAA GACTGAAGCATGTGAATCAGAAATCTCAGCCTTGGAGGATGGCTACAGTTTCTCTGGGCCTGCTGTGTGTTGTCTTACTGATCACAGTCATAAGCCTCTCTGTGCACT ATGATGAACAGTATTACAGactgtccagactccagacttcatacaacaacctgactgaggAGAAACTCGAGCTGCAGAGAACAGTTTCAGAGCAGGAGAAGAAGATATCAGAGCTTG GACCCTGTCCTGATGGTTGGAGGAGACTCAGATGTAGCTGTTATTACTTCTCTAATAACAGTAAAACTTGGAGTGCGAGCAGAcaagactgcagagagagaggagcagacctgTTGATCATAAACAGCAGAGAGGAACAG CATTTTCTAAACACATTGGGGGAAAAAATGCATTactggattggtctgactgactcAGAGAAGGAAGGGATCTGGAAATGGGTGGATGGAAcaacaccaaccacaacaca GttctggagagaaggagagccaaATAATGCCCAGGGGGGTGAGAACTGTGCAGTCTTCAACAGCTTCAGCGATAACCTGGGAATTATACAGTCATGGAATGACCAGCCTTGCTCATTGCTTATCCATTGGGTATGCAAATACACACCTAACGTGTCCTCCTAA
- the LOC106602773 gene encoding CD209 antigen-like protein C isoform X5, which yields MGSETLHQSPQAGTRLKHVNQKSQPWRMATVSLGLLCVVLLITVISLSVHYDEQYYRLSRLQTSYNNLTEEKLELQRTVSEQEKKISELGPCPDGWRRLRCSCYYFSNNSKTWSASRQDCRERGADLLIINSREEQHFLNTLGEKMHYWIGLTDSEKEGIWKWVDGTTPTTTQFWREGEPNNAQGGENCAVFNSFSDNLGIIQSWNDQPCSLLIHWVCKYTPNVSS from the exons ATGG GTTCCGAGACTTTACACCAGAGTCCACAGGCTGGAACAA GACTGAAGCATGTGAATCAGAAATCTCAGCCTTGGAGGATGGCTACAGTTTCTCTGGGCCTGCTGTGTGTTGTCTTACTGATCACAGTCATAAGCCTCTCTGTGCACT ATGATGAACAGTATTACAGactgtccagactccagacttcatacaacaacctgactgaggAGAAACTCGAGCTGCAGAGAACAGTTTCAGAGCAGGAGAAGAAGATATCAGAGCTTG GACCCTGTCCTGATGGTTGGAGGAGACTCAGATGTAGCTGTTATTACTTCTCTAATAACAGTAAAACTTGGAGTGCGAGCAGAcaagactgcagagagagaggagcagacctgTTGATCATAAACAGCAGAGAGGAACAG CATTTTCTAAACACATTGGGGGAAAAAATGCATTactggattggtctgactgactcAGAGAAGGAAGGGATCTGGAAATGGGTGGATGGAAcaacaccaaccacaacaca GttctggagagaaggagagccaaATAATGCCCAGGGGGGTGAGAACTGTGCAGTCTTCAACAGCTTCAGCGATAACCTGGGAATTATACAGTCATGGAATGACCAGCCTTGCTCATTGCTTATCCATTGGGTATGCAAATACACACCTAACGTGTCCTCCTAA
- the LOC106602773 gene encoding C-type lectin domain family 4 member E isoform X4, translated as MEGIWKWVDGTTSTTTFWRRGQPKYTDGEEDCVVFNRFTDLSWHWAIIQSWNDQPCSDIQSIDKTDRATETIHTVPVIIIMEKEEDIYANVEEISVKDCNYLAAGSETLHQSPQAGTRLKHVNQKSQPWRMATVSLGLLCVVLLITVISLSVHYDEQYYRLSRLQTSYNNLTEEKLELQRTVSEQEKKISELGPCPDGWRRLRCSCYYFSNNSKTWSASRQDCRERGADLLIINSREEQHFLNTLGEKMHYWIGLTDSEKEGIWKWVDGTTPTTTQFWREGEPNNAQGGENCAVFNSFSDNLGIIQSWNDQPCSLLIHWVCKYTPNVSS; from the exons ATGGAAGGCATCTGGAAATGGGTGGAtggaacaacatcaacaacaac GTTCTGGAGAAGAGGACAGCCAAAATATACCGACGGGGAGGAGGACTGTGTGGTCTTCAACAGGTTCACTGATCTGTCTTGGCACTGGGCAATTATTCAGTCATGGAATGACCAGCCTTGCTCA GATATTCAGAGCATCGataagacagacagagcaacagagactatacacacagtaccagttatCATCATCATGGAGAAAGAAGAGGACATCTATGCCAATGTAGAGGAGATCAGTGTGAAAGACTGTAATTATCTGGCTGCAGGTTCCGAGACTTTACACCAGAGTCCACAGGCTGGAACAA GACTGAAGCATGTGAATCAGAAATCTCAGCCTTGGAGGATGGCTACAGTTTCTCTGGGCCTGCTGTGTGTTGTCTTACTGATCACAGTCATAAGCCTCTCTGTGCACT ATGATGAACAGTATTACAGactgtccagactccagacttcatacaacaacctgactgaggAGAAACTCGAGCTGCAGAGAACAGTTTCAGAGCAGGAGAAGAAGATATCAGAGCTTG GACCCTGTCCTGATGGTTGGAGGAGACTCAGATGTAGCTGTTATTACTTCTCTAATAACAGTAAAACTTGGAGTGCGAGCAGAcaagactgcagagagagaggagcagacctgTTGATCATAAACAGCAGAGAGGAACAG CATTTTCTAAACACATTGGGGGAAAAAATGCATTactggattggtctgactgactcAGAGAAGGAAGGGATCTGGAAATGGGTGGATGGAAcaacaccaaccacaacaca GttctggagagaaggagagccaaATAATGCCCAGGGGGGTGAGAACTGTGCAGTCTTCAACAGCTTCAGCGATAACCTGGGAATTATACAGTCATGGAATGACCAGCCTTGCTCATTGCTTATCCATTGGGTATGCAAATACACACCTAACGTGTCCTCCTAA
- the LOC106602773 gene encoding C-type lectin domain family 4 member E isoform X1 translates to MEGIWKWVDGTTSTTTFWRRGQPKYTDGEEDCVVFNRFTDLSWHWAIIQSWNDQPCSVSTQWSVYTFISPHCNLDCKDIQSIDKTDRATETIHTVPVIIIMEKEEDIYANVEEISVKDCNYLAAGSETLHQSPQAGTRLKHVNQKSQPWRMATVSLGLLCVVLLITVISLSVHYDEQYYRLSRLQTSYNNLTEEKLELQRTVSEQEKKISELGPCPDGWRRLRCSCYYFSNNSKTWSASRQDCRERGADLLIINSREEQHFLNTLGEKMHYWIGLTDSEKEGIWKWVDGTTPTTTQFWREGEPNNAQGGENCAVFNSFSDNLGIIQSWNDQPCSLLIHWVCKYTPNVSS, encoded by the exons ATGGAAGGCATCTGGAAATGGGTGGAtggaacaacatcaacaacaac GTTCTGGAGAAGAGGACAGCCAAAATATACCGACGGGGAGGAGGACTGTGTGGTCTTCAACAGGTTCACTGATCTGTCTTGGCACTGGGCAATTATTCAGTCATGGAATGACCAGCCTTGCTCAGTGAGTACTCAATGG agtgtatACACATTTATTTCACCTCATTGCAATTTGGACTGTAAGGATATTCAGAGCATCGataagacagacagagcaacagagactatacacacagtaccagttatCATCATCATGGAGAAAGAAGAGGACATCTATGCCAATGTAGAGGAGATCAGTGTGAAAGACTGTAATTATCTGGCTGCAGGTTCCGAGACTTTACACCAGAGTCCACAGGCTGGAACAA GACTGAAGCATGTGAATCAGAAATCTCAGCCTTGGAGGATGGCTACAGTTTCTCTGGGCCTGCTGTGTGTTGTCTTACTGATCACAGTCATAAGCCTCTCTGTGCACT ATGATGAACAGTATTACAGactgtccagactccagacttcatacaacaacctgactgaggAGAAACTCGAGCTGCAGAGAACAGTTTCAGAGCAGGAGAAGAAGATATCAGAGCTTG GACCCTGTCCTGATGGTTGGAGGAGACTCAGATGTAGCTGTTATTACTTCTCTAATAACAGTAAAACTTGGAGTGCGAGCAGAcaagactgcagagagagaggagcagacctgTTGATCATAAACAGCAGAGAGGAACAG CATTTTCTAAACACATTGGGGGAAAAAATGCATTactggattggtctgactgactcAGAGAAGGAAGGGATCTGGAAATGGGTGGATGGAAcaacaccaaccacaacaca GttctggagagaaggagagccaaATAATGCCCAGGGGGGTGAGAACTGTGCAGTCTTCAACAGCTTCAGCGATAACCTGGGAATTATACAGTCATGGAATGACCAGCCTTGCTCATTGCTTATCCATTGGGTATGCAAATACACACCTAACGTGTCCTCCTAA